One segment of Pontibacter akesuensis DNA contains the following:
- a CDS encoding right-handed parallel beta-helix repeat-containing protein, which translates to MKALSRISFRFLKRFFLLVMMGMGVPSAMAETYYISPQGNDGANSGTSLEQPWQTITKVNATRFAPGDTILFKGGATFQGSIQFLPGAGGTADKPIVLSSYGTGKAIISSGTLPGLKVYNAAGFKVVNLIFEGSGQWKDAQSHGIDFYMDLPNNTRLDFIAIDSVEVSGYRLTGISVGSWKGASGYDNISITNSSVHDNGDAGIATYAEATLGHRNLYVGYNKVYNNSGLPEKTDLHSGNGILVGGVDGAVVEFCEAYNNGWLNAWTTGGPVGIWGYHCNNLVIQYNESHHNKTGTTKDGGGFDIDGGCTDCTMQYNYSHDNEGAGYLVAQYVNAPPMKGVTIRYNISENDGRSNGYGAIHLWSSGANGGIQDLHIYNNTVYLSPAESGDPKALYVQEGGKTVAYIRNNIFQTTGGLEVVQAQQTSDLRLEGNNYWAGEGNLKINWNGSTYTSLTDWRAATGQEMLPDSAVGLTVAPLLKKPGQGIILADPRKLHTLTGYELQDTSWLIGKGLDLQKLYSIAVGPVDFFGNDLTSRKAFSIGAHQPEVVPLPVTFVSFRVYRKGNRVELAWETATEQNNKGFEVEVSEDGQQFRPIGFVPSKSPDSQVRQAYNFTHANPGKKGTRYYRLKQLDLDDTTAYSTVCVVEVRAEGNGMIIYPNPFEQDFLLQIYSDENQKLHLALSGMKGRKLLEQTLQLQEGNNFIRIAPANLKEGTLFLLSATFGGETHQVKMFKR; encoded by the coding sequence ATGAAAGCACTAAGTAGAATATCTTTCAGATTTTTAAAACGCTTCTTCCTTTTAGTGATGATGGGTATGGGCGTGCCTTCTGCCATGGCCGAAACTTATTACATTAGCCCGCAGGGCAACGATGGCGCCAACTCAGGTACTAGTCTGGAGCAGCCCTGGCAAACAATAACTAAGGTAAACGCCACCCGCTTTGCCCCCGGTGATACTATACTTTTTAAGGGCGGCGCCACCTTCCAGGGAAGTATTCAGTTTCTACCCGGTGCGGGGGGCACCGCCGACAAACCCATTGTTTTGAGCTCCTACGGCACGGGTAAAGCAATTATCAGTAGCGGCACGCTTCCCGGACTCAAAGTATACAATGCCGCTGGCTTTAAGGTGGTGAACCTGATTTTCGAGGGCTCCGGGCAGTGGAAAGATGCGCAAAGCCATGGCATTGATTTTTACATGGACCTGCCCAACAACACGCGCCTTGATTTTATAGCAATAGACAGTGTGGAGGTATCCGGCTACCGCTTAACGGGCATCTCCGTGGGCAGCTGGAAAGGAGCGAGTGGGTACGACAACATCTCTATCACCAACAGCAGCGTGCACGATAACGGCGATGCAGGAATCGCCACCTATGCCGAAGCCACCCTTGGCCACCGCAATCTGTATGTGGGCTACAACAAAGTATACAACAACTCCGGGCTGCCGGAGAAAACCGACTTGCACAGTGGCAACGGCATCCTGGTGGGCGGTGTTGATGGTGCCGTGGTGGAATTCTGCGAAGCCTACAACAACGGCTGGCTTAACGCCTGGACCACCGGTGGCCCTGTCGGCATCTGGGGCTACCACTGCAACAACCTGGTCATCCAGTACAATGAGTCGCACCACAACAAGACGGGCACCACCAAAGACGGGGGCGGCTTTGATATTGACGGCGGCTGCACCGACTGCACCATGCAGTACAACTACTCCCACGATAACGAAGGAGCGGGCTACCTGGTGGCGCAGTATGTAAACGCTCCTCCCATGAAAGGCGTTACCATCCGCTACAACATCAGCGAAAACGACGGTCGCAGCAACGGCTATGGCGCCATTCACCTCTGGTCGTCAGGGGCGAACGGGGGCATCCAGGACCTGCACATCTACAACAACACCGTATACCTTAGCCCGGCAGAAAGTGGCGATCCCAAAGCCCTTTATGTGCAGGAGGGTGGCAAAACAGTCGCGTATATCCGCAACAACATATTCCAGACAACTGGAGGGCTGGAGGTGGTGCAGGCACAGCAAACATCAGACTTGCGGCTGGAGGGAAATAACTACTGGGCAGGCGAGGGCAACCTGAAAATTAACTGGAACGGCTCCACCTACACGTCCCTTACGGATTGGCGGGCGGCGACAGGGCAGGAAATGCTGCCCGACTCAGCGGTAGGCCTGACGGTTGCGCCCCTTCTGAAAAAGCCGGGGCAGGGAATTATACTTGCCGATCCCCGCAAACTGCACACCCTGACTGGATATGAGCTTCAGGATACCTCGTGGTTGATCGGCAAAGGACTGGACCTGCAGAAGCTTTACAGCATAGCGGTTGGTCCTGTTGATTTCTTTGGAAATGACCTCACCAGCCGGAAAGCCTTCAGCATAGGCGCACACCAGCCTGAGGTAGTTCCGCTGCCGGTTACCTTTGTCTCTTTCCGGGTGTACAGGAAGGGCAATCGGGTGGAGCTGGCATGGGAAACGGCGACGGAGCAAAACAATAAGGGCTTTGAAGTTGAGGTGTCGGAGGATGGACAGCAGTTCCGCCCGATTGGCTTTGTTCCGAGTAAAAGTCCCGATTCGCAGGTCAGGCAGGCGTATAACTTCACACATGCCAACCCAGGTAAAAAAGGCACCCGCTATTACCGCCTGAAACAGCTTGACTTAGACGACACCACTGCCTATTCCACCGTCTGCGTCGTGGAAGTAAGAGCCGAAGGCAATGGTATGATCATCTATCCTAATCCTTTCGAGCAAGATTTTTTACTCCAAATATATTCCGACGAAAATCAAAAGCTGCACCTGGCGCTATCTGGCATGAAGGGCAGGAAATTGCTTGAGCAAACCCTGCAGCTGCAGGAGGGTAACAATTTTATCCGCATCGCCCCCGCAAATCTGAAGGAGGGAACCCTATTCCTGCTGTCAGCCACCTTTGGCGGCGAAACACACCAGGTAAAAATGTTTAAGCGCTGA
- a CDS encoding serine acetyltransferase translates to MLSYLFQDWNANKGNIKGQLVLLLFRLGHPASKNKFFRILWLPYLVFYKIVVEWFMCIELPHWTTVGKNFYLGHGHALVVNGCAVIGDNCFFRHSTTVGNIRKEDGSYSDSPIIGNNVEVGSNVCIIGGIHIGNNVRIGAGSVVVKDIPDNSIAVGNPARVIKTLNPVKQELPHTSDMVAS, encoded by the coding sequence ATGCTGTCATACCTTTTTCAGGATTGGAACGCCAACAAAGGAAATATCAAAGGCCAGCTCGTGCTGCTGCTTTTCCGCTTGGGCCATCCCGCCTCCAAAAATAAGTTCTTTCGTATTCTGTGGCTTCCTTACCTCGTGTTCTACAAGATCGTGGTGGAGTGGTTTATGTGCATTGAGCTGCCTCACTGGACTACGGTCGGGAAAAATTTCTACCTCGGCCACGGCCATGCGCTGGTGGTAAACGGTTGTGCGGTGATTGGCGATAACTGTTTTTTCAGGCACTCCACCACTGTGGGTAACATTCGCAAGGAAGATGGTTCCTACTCTGATTCTCCCATCATCGGCAACAACGTGGAAGTGGGCTCCAATGTATGCATCATCGGTGGTATTCATATCGGTAACAACGTGCGCATAGGCGCCGGATCAGTAGTGGTAAAAGACATTCCCGACAACTCCATTGCCGTTGGCAATCCGGCACGTGTGATTAAAACTTTAAATCCGGTGAAGCAGGAGCTACCGCATACTTCGGATATGGTAGCTTCGTAA
- a CDS encoding ROK family protein, which yields MKEKIGELSILSIDIGGSSIKGTVLSQTGDLLTGYIKTPTPTPASPEKVQAAIVHLVKDFPPFDRVSVGFPGYVREGTVTTAPNLGTASWHGVNLSQELGEKLQSPVRVVNDADLQGLGVVQGKGFEIVITLGTGFGTALLHNGFLLPHLELAHHPVTKNKDYDQYIGDKALDKIGVERWNERMKRVLHILLTVFNYDHLYISGGNARLLNFPLDDNITIVSNKEGIEGGAMLWKDEFIVAST from the coding sequence ATGAAAGAAAAAATAGGCGAACTCAGCATCCTATCCATCGACATCGGGGGCTCCAGCATCAAGGGAACCGTACTCAGCCAGACCGGCGATTTATTAACTGGCTATATCAAAACTCCCACACCCACACCGGCCTCACCAGAGAAAGTGCAGGCTGCCATTGTGCACCTGGTAAAGGATTTCCCCCCTTTTGATCGGGTTTCCGTGGGCTTTCCGGGCTATGTGCGGGAGGGCACCGTGACGACAGCGCCAAACCTGGGAACAGCATCGTGGCACGGTGTTAACCTTAGCCAGGAACTTGGGGAAAAGCTGCAAAGTCCGGTTAGGGTAGTAAACGACGCGGACCTGCAGGGCCTGGGTGTGGTGCAGGGAAAGGGCTTTGAAATAGTCATTACACTGGGTACAGGTTTCGGCACGGCCTTGCTGCACAACGGGTTTCTGCTGCCGCACCTCGAACTGGCGCACCACCCGGTTACCAAGAACAAAGACTACGACCAGTATATCGGCGACAAGGCACTGGATAAGATAGGCGTGGAGAGGTGGAACGAACGAATGAAGCGGGTGCTGCACATTCTGCTAACCGTCTTCAACTACGACCATCTCTACATCAGCGGGGGCAATGCGCGACTGCTCAATTTCCCGCTGGACGACAACATCACGATTGTTTCGAACAAAGAAGGAATTGAGGGAGGCGCCATGCTTTGGAAAGATGAGTTTATAGTTGCCAGCACCTGA
- the tkt gene encoding transketolase — protein sequence MRTENQTLEQEGINTVRVLTADAVQKANSGHPGMPMGAAPMAHVLWTEAMHYNPQNPDWANRDRFILSAGHGSLLQYCFLYLTGYNLSLDDLKDFRQLHSKTPGHPESGITPGIEITTGPLGQGFANGVGFAIAQRHLAARYNKPDFTLFDYKIYAICSDGDLMEGVTAEAASLAGHLQLGNLIYLYDDNNISIEGSTGLAFSEDVGKRFEAYQWHVQVVEDGNNLEALAQAIQQAQEETQRPSLIKVRTQIGFGSPNKVDKASAHGSPLGEDEVKLVKENLGFDPSKSFEVSEEVLQYYREIGAKGTAKEQEWNELYQAYKQQYPELAAEYELLRSGKLPTGWKDNLPVFKPSDGEMATRKASGKLLNAIAAKLPNLLGGSADLSPSTGTELKGYDSFSAENPGGRNFHFGIREHAMGAVLNGMAITKGLFAYGATFLIFSEYMRPPIRMAAIMKIKPIFIYTHDSIGLGEDGTTHQPVEQLISLRSIPNLIVLRPADANETVQAWRVALEHADGPVALVLTRQELPVLDQEKYTPATELERGAYILSDAAEPQLLLIATGSEVSLVLQAQEKLQQEGIAARVISMPSWELFEKQDAAYKEKVFPENLRKRLAVEAGSTLGWHKYVTDEGSIIGMTTFGESAPAEELFELYGFTVDNVVKQAKALLS from the coding sequence ATGCGTACAGAAAATCAGACGCTGGAACAGGAAGGAATTAACACGGTACGGGTTTTAACGGCAGATGCGGTGCAAAAAGCCAACTCGGGTCATCCCGGTATGCCTATGGGGGCAGCCCCGATGGCGCATGTGCTCTGGACGGAGGCCATGCACTACAACCCGCAAAATCCCGATTGGGCGAACCGCGACCGGTTCATTCTTTCTGCCGGCCATGGCAGTTTGCTGCAGTATTGTTTTCTATACTTAACCGGTTACAACCTGTCGCTGGACGATTTAAAAGATTTCCGGCAGTTGCACAGCAAAACCCCCGGGCACCCGGAGTCGGGCATCACGCCTGGCATCGAAATTACCACAGGCCCGCTCGGGCAGGGCTTTGCCAACGGCGTGGGCTTTGCCATTGCGCAACGGCACCTGGCTGCCCGCTACAACAAGCCTGATTTTACGCTGTTCGATTATAAAATCTATGCCATCTGCAGCGACGGCGACCTGATGGAAGGCGTTACGGCGGAAGCAGCCTCGCTGGCCGGACACCTGCAGCTCGGCAACCTCATTTACCTCTACGACGACAACAACATCTCCATTGAGGGAAGCACGGGGCTTGCCTTCAGCGAAGACGTTGGCAAACGCTTTGAAGCTTACCAATGGCATGTGCAGGTGGTGGAGGACGGTAACAACCTGGAGGCACTAGCGCAGGCAATACAGCAGGCACAGGAAGAAACACAGCGCCCGTCGCTCATTAAAGTGCGGACGCAGATTGGGTTTGGCAGCCCCAACAAAGTAGACAAAGCCAGCGCACACGGCTCTCCCTTGGGTGAGGACGAAGTGAAACTGGTGAAAGAGAACCTGGGGTTTGATCCAAGTAAATCCTTTGAGGTGTCGGAGGAGGTACTGCAGTACTATCGGGAGATTGGGGCAAAAGGCACCGCTAAAGAGCAGGAGTGGAATGAGCTGTACCAGGCATACAAACAACAGTACCCGGAGCTTGCCGCAGAATATGAGTTGCTGCGCAGCGGGAAACTGCCGACAGGCTGGAAAGACAACCTGCCGGTTTTTAAACCCAGCGACGGTGAGATGGCCACGCGCAAAGCCTCCGGCAAACTGCTGAACGCCATCGCCGCGAAACTGCCTAACCTGCTGGGTGGCTCGGCTGATCTCTCGCCTTCCACCGGCACCGAACTAAAGGGCTACGATTCCTTTTCGGCGGAAAACCCAGGCGGCAGAAATTTCCACTTCGGCATTCGTGAGCACGCCATGGGTGCCGTGCTGAACGGCATGGCCATCACCAAAGGCCTGTTTGCCTACGGTGCCACCTTTCTCATTTTCTCAGAGTACATGCGGCCCCCGATACGGATGGCCGCCATCATGAAAATTAAGCCGATCTTCATTTACACCCACGACAGCATTGGCCTGGGAGAAGACGGTACCACGCACCAGCCCGTGGAGCAGCTGATATCGTTGCGCTCCATCCCGAACCTGATCGTGCTGCGGCCGGCCGATGCGAACGAGACGGTGCAGGCATGGCGCGTGGCGCTGGAGCATGCCGACGGTCCGGTAGCCCTGGTGCTCACCCGGCAGGAGTTGCCCGTGCTGGACCAGGAGAAGTACACGCCAGCCACCGAACTGGAGCGCGGAGCCTACATTCTCTCAGATGCCGCTGAACCGCAATTGCTCCTGATCGCCACCGGTTCGGAAGTGAGCCTGGTGCTGCAGGCACAGGAAAAGCTGCAGCAGGAAGGCATTGCCGCCCGCGTTATCAGCATGCCCTCGTGGGAGCTGTTTGAGAAGCAGGACGCTGCCTACAAAGAAAAAGTATTTCCTGAAAACCTGCGCAAGCGGCTGGCCGTGGAAGCGGGATCCACCTTGGGCTGGCACAAGTATGTCACAGACGAAGGCAGCATTATCGGCATGACCACCTTCGGCGAATCGGCACCGGCTGAGGAACTTTTTGAGCTCTACGGCTTCACAGTAGACAATGTGGTGAAACAGGCGAAGGCACTGCTTTCCTAA
- a CDS encoding RpiB/LacA/LacB family sugar-phosphate isomerase, which yields MKIGIAADHGGYALKEAVRPLLEEAGHEVTDYGARSLDDKDDYPDYVIPLAEAVAGKRVDRGIAICGSGVGASIAANKVPGLRAALVHDHFSAHQGVEDDDMNMLCLGGRVVGNSVAEELIFTYLEAKFTGEERHERRLNKVKHLEDKYKG from the coding sequence ATGAAAATAGGCATTGCAGCAGATCACGGCGGGTACGCATTAAAGGAAGCAGTACGTCCCTTACTTGAGGAAGCAGGGCACGAGGTGACAGACTATGGCGCCAGAAGTCTTGACGATAAAGATGACTATCCAGATTATGTGATACCGCTGGCAGAAGCAGTTGCCGGAAAGCGGGTTGATCGGGGAATAGCCATCTGCGGAAGCGGCGTGGGGGCATCCATCGCCGCGAATAAAGTGCCCGGTTTGCGGGCTGCGCTGGTGCACGATCATTTCTCGGCACACCAGGGGGTAGAGGATGACGACATGAACATGCTGTGCCTCGGTGGCCGCGTGGTCGGAAACAGCGTGGCTGAAGAACTGATCTTTACCTATTTAGAAGCGAAGTTTACCGGCGAAGAGCGCCATGAGCGAAGGCTAAACAAAGTAAAACACCTAGAAGACAAGTATAAAGGATAA
- the tal gene encoding transaldolase: protein MEKNNVKRIHDFDQSIWLDFIDRKIMDTGELQKLIDEDGVRGVTSNPAIFEKAISSSSDYDADIKELSQQDLSNEDLFYKLAVRDIKRAADLFKPVYEEEVKGADGYISLEVSPYLARDTEGTIRQARELWEAVDRENVMIKIPGTAEGLPAIRTCISEGININVTLLFSLDRYETVANAYISGLEDRLEKNQPIDHIASVASFFLSRIDVMVDPVLKENGLNELYGEVAIASAKKAYEIYKRVFSSERFKKLEAKGARPQRLLWASTSSKNPDFSDTKYVEALIGPNTVNTIPMDTLEAFRDHGQASNTLENDLDKATRTLEQLKEAGIDLEDITQRLEEEGIEKFNQPYGKLLDAIAEQKKKALASNNS from the coding sequence ATGGAAAAGAACAATGTAAAGCGCATCCACGATTTTGACCAGAGCATCTGGCTCGATTTTATCGACCGCAAGATTATGGATACCGGTGAACTGCAAAAGCTGATAGATGAGGACGGCGTGCGGGGCGTAACTTCCAACCCGGCCATTTTCGAAAAAGCCATCAGCAGCAGCTCTGATTACGATGCCGACATAAAGGAACTAAGCCAGCAGGATCTGAGCAACGAGGATCTGTTCTATAAACTGGCGGTGCGGGACATTAAACGTGCGGCAGATCTTTTTAAGCCGGTGTATGAAGAGGAGGTAAAGGGAGCGGACGGCTACATCAGTCTCGAAGTATCGCCCTACCTTGCCCGTGATACCGAAGGAACCATCCGGCAGGCGCGCGAACTGTGGGAGGCGGTGGACCGCGAAAATGTTATGATTAAGATACCCGGCACGGCAGAAGGCCTGCCCGCCATCCGGACCTGCATCAGCGAAGGCATCAACATCAATGTTACCTTACTTTTCAGCCTCGACCGCTACGAAACAGTGGCCAACGCTTATATTTCGGGCCTGGAGGATCGCCTCGAGAAAAATCAACCCATAGACCACATTGCCTCTGTTGCCAGCTTTTTCCTGAGTCGCATTGATGTGATGGTGGATCCGGTGCTGAAGGAGAATGGCTTGAACGAGCTTTACGGCGAAGTGGCGATTGCCTCGGCAAAAAAAGCCTACGAGATCTACAAGCGTGTATTCAGCAGCGAGCGCTTTAAAAAGCTGGAAGCCAAGGGAGCCAGGCCACAGCGCCTGCTGTGGGCCAGTACCAGCAGCAAGAACCCTGATTTCTCCGACACCAAGTATGTGGAGGCGCTGATCGGGCCAAACACGGTAAACACTATTCCGATGGACACGCTGGAGGCGTTCCGGGATCATGGCCAGGCATCGAACACCCTTGAAAATGATCTGGACAAAGCCACGCGTACCCTGGAGCAGTTAAAGGAAGCTGGCATCGATCTGGAGGATATAACGCAGCGATTGGAAGAAGAAGGAATTGAGAAGTTTAACCAGCCGTATGGGAAACTGCTGGATGCCATCGCGGAGCAAAAGAAGAAAGCGCTCGCCTCCAACAATTCGTGA
- the gndA gene encoding NADP-dependent phosphogluconate dehydrogenase, which translates to MNPEQSSNTGNVFGMIGLGTMGRSLLLNIADSGFPVAGYDRNAEQVDFLAREGEAFPVQAFASLPEFVSSLKTPRAIMMLVPAGPIVDNVIAEILPLLEKGDILIDGGNSHFSDTTRRDAALKEEGLHFFGMGISGGEEGARRGPSMMPGGDTEAYQVMKPILEAVAAKVNGEPCVTYIGPGAAGHFVKMVHNGIEYGMMQLIAESYEIMRKGLQLKNEEIHQVFARWNNGRLQSYLLEITRDIFTYKAPGTEHFHIDDLLDIARSKGTGKWTAQVAMELEIPVPTIDIAVAMRDLSKYKKVRVEADERYAADHPNAIKTGNREELLTQLEQAFYFSMIATYAQGMHLLAKASVDYGYELQLDQIAKIWRGGCIIRAAFLEDIYTAYQQNPKLAHLLLDPQVLALMNETAPGMRAVVATAALSGVATPAFATTLGYFDNFRNGTMPSNLIQAQRDFFGAHTYEVIGKEGIFVHTDWLPDALD; encoded by the coding sequence ATGAACCCCGAACAAAGCAGCAACACAGGTAACGTTTTCGGCATGATTGGCCTTGGCACCATGGGCCGCAGTTTATTGCTCAACATAGCAGACAGCGGCTTTCCCGTGGCGGGCTACGACAGAAATGCAGAGCAGGTAGATTTTCTGGCGCGGGAAGGTGAGGCTTTCCCCGTTCAGGCCTTTGCCTCGCTTCCTGAATTCGTTTCCAGCCTCAAAACGCCCCGCGCCATTATGATGCTGGTGCCGGCAGGCCCGATTGTGGACAATGTGATCGCCGAAATTCTGCCCTTGCTCGAGAAGGGAGATATTCTGATAGACGGAGGTAATTCACACTTCTCGGATACCACACGTCGAGATGCCGCCCTGAAAGAAGAGGGGTTGCACTTCTTCGGGATGGGTATTTCCGGTGGGGAGGAAGGTGCGCGAAGAGGCCCGAGCATGATGCCTGGCGGTGACACGGAGGCATACCAGGTTATGAAACCTATACTGGAAGCGGTGGCGGCTAAAGTGAATGGAGAGCCCTGTGTAACCTACATCGGACCGGGAGCGGCCGGCCATTTTGTGAAGATGGTGCACAACGGCATTGAGTATGGCATGATGCAGTTGATTGCCGAATCCTACGAAATCATGCGCAAAGGCCTGCAGCTCAAAAATGAAGAGATACACCAGGTGTTTGCGCGCTGGAACAATGGGCGACTGCAATCCTACTTGCTGGAGATAACGCGGGATATATTCACTTACAAAGCCCCCGGCACAGAGCATTTCCACATCGATGATCTGCTTGATATTGCCCGCTCGAAAGGCACCGGCAAATGGACCGCACAGGTGGCCATGGAACTGGAAATACCCGTGCCGACCATAGACATAGCCGTGGCCATGCGCGACCTCTCCAAGTATAAAAAAGTGCGGGTGGAGGCGGATGAACGGTATGCAGCCGATCACCCTAACGCAATTAAAACGGGCAACCGCGAGGAACTGCTGACGCAGCTGGAGCAGGCCTTTTACTTCAGCATGATTGCCACCTACGCCCAAGGCATGCACCTGCTGGCCAAAGCCTCTGTCGATTATGGCTATGAGCTGCAACTGGACCAGATTGCGAAGATTTGGCGGGGCGGGTGTATTATTCGCGCTGCCTTTCTGGAGGATATTTACACGGCGTACCAGCAAAACCCCAAGTTGGCGCACTTGCTGCTCGACCCTCAGGTATTAGCGCTGATGAATGAGACTGCTCCCGGCATGCGGGCGGTGGTGGCGACGGCTGCTTTGTCTGGTGTTGCCACGCCTGCTTTCGCCACCACGCTGGGCTATTTCGACAACTTCCGCAACGGCACCATGCCTTCAAACCTCATTCAGGCGCAGCGCGATTTCTTTGGGGCCCACACCTACGAGGTAATCGGCAAGGAGGGGATCTTTGTGCACACCGACTGGCTGCCAGACGCCCTGGATTAA
- the zwf gene encoding glucose-6-phosphate dehydrogenase: protein MHSTKTKQKAQPTIFVIFGGTGDLNSRKLAPAIYNLFLEKSLPADFAVIGTGRTKLSDEEFRKSLYEGINEFSRRGKTDKKDWEQFCGHIHYQIADLLKESSYAELKKNIEQLQAEWAQEAQVIYYLAVAPNFFPVIARNIAQHQLAENSDNSRIVIEKPFGHDLESARELNALLGELFEEKQIYRIDHYLGKETVQNIMAFRFANSMFEPLWNRNYIEHVQISVTERLGVGDRGGYYEGSGALRDMVQNHLLQLLCLVAMETPTNFGAEEIRNRKVDVLHAMRRFSAEEVRMNTVRGQYGQGWIEGKEVPGYRDETGVDPESNTETFAAVKFFIDNWRWQGIPFYVRTGKRLHQTASTITIQFKDVPHFIFPPETTETWQQNRLIISIQPEMSIRMQLQAKRPGLEMVLNTVDMVFDYKGTYTVEAPEAYETLLLDTMDGDQTLFMRADQVEAAWDLLMPILHAWESKRSLSFPNYSADSWGPEVAEALIARDGFHWFTLPVNNKK, encoded by the coding sequence ATGCATTCAACTAAAACAAAGCAAAAGGCGCAACCAACCATATTTGTCATCTTCGGCGGCACCGGCGATTTGAACAGCCGTAAGCTTGCTCCGGCTATTTATAACCTGTTCCTGGAGAAGTCACTGCCGGCGGATTTTGCCGTTATTGGCACGGGCCGCACCAAACTGTCTGACGAGGAATTCAGAAAAAGTCTGTACGAAGGAATAAACGAGTTTTCGCGCAGGGGAAAGACAGACAAAAAGGATTGGGAGCAGTTTTGCGGGCACATCCATTACCAGATTGCCGACCTGCTGAAGGAAAGCAGCTATGCGGAGCTGAAGAAAAACATTGAGCAGCTTCAAGCGGAGTGGGCCCAGGAAGCGCAGGTGATTTACTACCTGGCGGTTGCGCCGAACTTTTTCCCCGTTATTGCCAGGAACATTGCGCAGCACCAACTGGCCGAAAACTCTGACAATTCCCGCATCGTCATCGAAAAACCTTTCGGGCATGATCTGGAGTCGGCGAGGGAGCTGAATGCCTTGCTTGGGGAGCTGTTCGAGGAGAAGCAGATTTACCGCATCGACCACTACCTCGGCAAAGAGACGGTGCAGAACATCATGGCTTTCCGCTTTGCCAACTCTATGTTTGAGCCGCTCTGGAACCGCAATTACATTGAGCACGTGCAGATATCCGTGACTGAGCGCCTGGGGGTAGGCGACCGCGGCGGGTATTACGAAGGCTCTGGTGCCTTGCGCGATATGGTACAGAACCACCTGCTGCAGTTGCTTTGCCTGGTGGCCATGGAAACCCCAACCAACTTTGGGGCCGAAGAAATCCGCAACCGGAAAGTGGATGTACTGCATGCCATGCGCCGTTTTTCGGCAGAGGAAGTACGCATGAACACTGTGCGCGGGCAGTACGGGCAGGGCTGGATAGAGGGAAAGGAAGTGCCCGGCTACCGGGATGAAACCGGGGTGGACCCGGAGTCAAATACCGAAACCTTTGCCGCGGTAAAATTCTTTATAGACAACTGGCGCTGGCAGGGTATTCCGTTTTACGTGCGCACCGGCAAGCGCCTGCACCAGACGGCTTCCACCATCACCATCCAGTTTAAGGATGTGCCTCACTTTATTTTTCCGCCCGAAACTACGGAGACCTGGCAGCAGAACCGACTCATCATCAGCATTCAACCAGAGATGAGCATCCGGATGCAGTTGCAGGCAAAACGGCCGGGGCTGGAGATGGTGCTGAACACGGTAGATATGGTGTTTGATTACAAAGGCACTTACACGGTGGAAGCACCGGAGGCCTACGAAACGCTGCTGCTCGATACAATGGACGGTGACCAAACACTCTTTATGCGGGCCGACCAGGTGGAGGCTGCGTGGGATTTACTTATGCCCATCCTGCACGCCTGGGAGTCGAAACGCAGCCTAAGCTTTCCGAATTATTCCGCAGATTCCTGGGGGCCTGAAGTAGCCGAGGCGCTGATTGCCCGCGACGGTTTCCATTGGTTTACGCTTCCGGTTAACAACAAGAAATAG
- the pgl gene encoding 6-phosphogluconolactonase produces MVHVVEEPTALLRELASFFVTKANEAIAAHGDFNVALSGGNSPKKLYELLASAELSSQVAWDKVNFFFGDERLLPADSPDSNALMVRKALFEPLQIPENQIFQVNTTLPPAQAAQDYAERIQAQFSSADAVFDLVLLGLGDDAHTASLFPGTSVLEEQAAGVKEVYLEQKQVYRITLTAPLINKAKAIAFLVYGASKATAVQQVLEGEKDTHTYPAQLIKGNVHWFLDKEAASLLKK; encoded by the coding sequence ATGGTACATGTAGTTGAGGAACCCACAGCATTACTACGGGAGTTGGCTTCTTTCTTTGTTACAAAAGCTAACGAAGCCATCGCAGCGCATGGTGATTTTAATGTAGCCTTATCGGGGGGCAACTCGCCGAAAAAGCTCTATGAATTGCTGGCCTCTGCTGAGCTCAGCAGTCAGGTAGCGTGGGACAAGGTAAACTTTTTCTTCGGCGATGAGCGGCTTTTGCCAGCCGATAGTCCGGATAGCAATGCACTGATGGTACGCAAAGCCTTGTTCGAGCCGCTGCAGATTCCAGAAAATCAAATATTCCAGGTGAACACCACCTTGCCACCGGCGCAGGCCGCCCAAGACTACGCGGAACGTATACAGGCGCAGTTCAGCAGTGCCGATGCAGTTTTTGACCTGGTGCTGTTAGGCTTGGGAGATGATGCGCACACCGCCTCGCTTTTTCCCGGTACTTCTGTGCTGGAGGAGCAGGCGGCAGGTGTAAAGGAAGTATACCTGGAGCAAAAACAAGTGTACCGCATCACCCTCACGGCCCCGCTGATAAACAAAGCAAAAGCCATTGCCTTTCTGGTGTACGGTGCTTCCAAAGCCACTGCTGTGCAGCAGGTGCTGGAAGGGGAGAAGGACACCCATACTTACCCGGCACAACTGATAAAGGGAAACGTACATTGGTTTCTGGACAAGGAGGCTGCCTCATTGTTAAAGAAGTAG